In a genomic window of Erigeron canadensis isolate Cc75 chromosome 5, C_canadensis_v1, whole genome shotgun sequence:
- the LOC122601834 gene encoding subtilisin-like protease 4, protein MANNRLLILIILLNFSLDIAQGSVGDLKTYIIHVKKPQASLPTLSEDHKTYHRSFLPIHASTEKNEPLLYSYQNVVSGFAARLTDADVESMKTKDGFVSAHQERILKLQTTHTPRFLGLRQETGVWKQSNFGKGMIIGVIDSGILPGHDSFSDYGMPPPPSKWKGWCEFNASSCNNKLIGARSFNIAAMASNASTGVETPLDEDGHGTHTSSTAAGRFVKNAEALGGAAGTAVGMAPYAHLAMYKVCFGPDCPESDVLAGIDAAVADGVDVISISLVEDENVPFYKDNVAIGSFAAIQKGIFVSCAVGNLGPVNGTANNVAPWVLTVGASNTDRKIKVTTKLGNQMEFDGESLFQPKDFPPTLAPLVYAGSNDKPDSKLCVNGSLEGMDVKGKIVLCERGVSARLEKGEVVKEAGGAAMILMNQEAQGFSLDADAHVLPAAHVSYTAGLKIKAYINSTRTPLATLLFKGTVIGDPLAPAVASFSSRGPNTVSPGILKPDIIGPGVSILAAWALPLAGSTKTKSPFNVMSGTSMSCPHLSGIAALLKAAHPYWSPAAIKSAIMTSADLVNLKGSPIVDETLQPADVFATGAGHVNPSKANDPGLVYDIQPQDYIPYLCGLGYSDDEVGIIAHGAVNCSSRSSITEGQLNYPSFAVKLGWASQKFTRTVTNVGAAYTSYVVKVFAPKGVYVTVNPSKIYFTEMNEKATYSVTFTRTNDQVGEYSQGHITWVSTKYMVRSVISVNFM, encoded by the coding sequence ATGGCTAACAACCGACTACTAATTTTGATTATACTTCTTAACTTTTCTCTTGACATTGCTCAAGGAAGTGTTGGTGACCTAAAAACCTACATCATTCATGTAAAGAAACCACAAGCTTCACTACCCACCTTAAGTGAAGATCATAAAACATATCATCGGTCATTTCTTCCCATTCACGCATCCACAGAGAAAAACGAACCATTACTGTACTCATACCAAAATGTGGTCAGTGGTTTTGCTGCAAGACTAACTGATGCtgatgttgaatccatgaaaaCGAAAGATGGGTTTGTATCAGCCCATCAAGAACGAATCCTGAAGCTTCAGACAACTCATACACCGAGATTCTTGGGGTTGCGTCAAGAAACTGGTGTTTGGAAGCAATCAAATTTTGGGAAGGGAATGATCATTGGAGTGATAGATAGTGGAATTTTGCCGGGCCATGATTCCTTTAGTGACTATGGAATGCCGCCCCCACCTTCTAAATGGAAAGGGTGGTGTGAGTTCAATGCGTCGAGCTGCAATAACAAACTTATAGGGGCCAGATCATTTAACATTGCTGCAATGGCCTCAAATGCTAGCACGGGAGTAGAGACACCCCTAGATGAAGATGGACATGGGACCCACACTTCAAGCACAGCTGCTGGCAGGTTTGTTAAGAATGCAGAAGCGCTCGGTGGTGCAGCAGGGACAGCTGTTGGGATGGCACCATATGCTCATTTGGCAATGTACAAAGTATGTTTTGGTCCAGATTGCCCCGAGAGTGACGTACTAGCTGGAATTGATGCTGCAGTAGCTGATGGAGTTGATGTGATATCAATTTCTCTTGTAGAAGATGAGAACGTGCCATTTTATAAGGATAACGTTGCAATAGGCTCCTTTGCTGCAATTCAGAAGGGAATCTTTGTAAGCTGCGCAGTAGGGAACTTAGGTCCAGTCAACGGGACTGCAAACAATGTGGCACCATGGGTTCTAACCGTTGGAGCAAGCAATACAGATAGAAAGATCAAAGTCACGACAAAACTAGGAAATCAGATGGAATTTGATGGTGAATCTTTATTTCAGCCAAAAGACTTCCCTCCTACATTGGCACCACTTGTTTATGCTGGGTCTAACGACAAACCGGATTCCAAGTTATGTGTCAATGGATCACTTGAAGGTATGGATGTCAAAGGCAAAATAGTTTTGTGTGAGAGAGGCGTGTCAGCACGATTAGAGAAAGGGGAGGTGGTAAAAGAAGCCGGTGGCGCAGCTATGATATTAATGAACCAAGAAGCACAGGGATTCAGCTTAGATGCCGATGCCCACGTTCTCCCTGCAGCACATGTGAGTTATACAGCTGGACTCAAGATTAAAGCTTACATTAACTCCACCCGTACACCCTTAGCAACATTACTGTTCAAAGGAACTGTCATTGGTGACCCTTTAGCTCCAGCTGTCGCGTCATTCTCTTCTAGAGGTCCCAATACCGTGAGTCCAGGAATTCTGAAACCCGACATCATTGGCCCTGGAGTTAGCATTCTAGCAGCATGGGCACTCCCACTGGCTGGAAGCACCAAAACCAAATCCCCATTTAATGTCATGTCTGGGACTTCAATGTCGTGCCCACATCTTAGTGGTATTGCAGCTTTGCTCAAAGCTGCTCACCCTTATTGGTCACCTGCAGCTATAAAATCCGCAATAATGACCTCTGCTGACCTAGTAAATCTCAAAGGCTCACCAATAGTAGACGAAACTCTTCAACCAGCAGACGTATTTGCTACAGGTGCGGGTCATGTTAACCCTTCAAAAGCTAATGATCCGGGACTTGTCTACGATATCCAGCCTCAAGATTACATACCATATTTGTGTGGTCTCGGGTATAGTGATGACGAAGTTGGGATCATTGCACATGGGGCAGTAAACTGTTCATCAAGATCCAGTATAACAGAAGGCCAACTGAATTACCCTTCATTTGCTGTTAAACTAGGTTGGGCATCCCAAAAATTTACAAGGACAGTAACTAACGTAGGAGCGGCATATACATCATACGTTGTCAAAGTTTTTGCACCAAAAGGAGTATATGTTACTGTCAACCCCAGCAAGATTTATTTCACAGAGATGAACGAGAAAGCAACTTACTCGGTGACTTTCACCCGCACGAATGATCAAGTAGGCGAATATTCTCAAGGCCATATAACATGGGTGTCTACAAAATACATGGTTCGAAGTGTGATCTCCGTGAATTTCATGTAA
- the LOC122602083 gene encoding probable serine/threonine-protein kinase PBL19: MKCFSIFSSKKRGKSSPELREENPSRKPTARLVKSTGSIVSSPKSIPELYKEKGHNLRKFSFSELRNATNNFNRLLKIGEGGFGSVYKGSIKPLDGQGDPFAVAIKKLNRNGMQGHKEWLAEVQFLGVVEHPNLVKLLGYCSADGERGIQRLLVYEYMRNKSLEDHLFGRALPPLSWIRRLKILLGAAEGLTYLHEGLEIQVIFRDFKSSNVLLDENFNAKLSDFGLAREGPQGDQTHVSTRPVGTYGYAAPEYVETGHLKSNSDLWSFGVVLYEILSGRKAIDRNLPQPEQKLIEWVKQFPADGKRFRMIMDPRLNNQYSLSAARKVAKLADSCLRKNPDDRPTMSRIVEVLQEAIRESEDSSISETRSPLPEPSTRRMVHVS, translated from the exons ATGAAATGTTTTAGCATTTTTAGCTCAAAGAAAAGAGGGAAATCATCACCTGAGCTTAGGGAAGAAAACCCATCAAGGAAACCAACTGCAAGATTGGTGAAATCAACTGGGTCAATTGTATCTTCACCAAAAAGTATACCTGAATTGTACAAAGAAAAAGGACATAATTTGAGAAAGTTTTCATTTTCTGAACTTAGAAATGcaaccaataattttaatagGTTGTTAAAGATTGGTGAAGGTGGATTTGGTAGTGTTTATAAAGGCTCAATTAAGCCTCTTGATGGTCAAGGTGATCCTTTTGCTGTTGCTATCAAGAAACTTAATAGAAATGGCATGCAG GGGCATAAAGAATGGCTTGCAGAAGTTCAGTTTCTTGGTGTTGTTGAACATCCTAACCTTGTAAAGCTTTTGGGATACTGCTCAGCAGATGGAGAACGAGGGATACAAAGGCTACTGGTTTATGAGTACATGCGAAACAAGAGCCTTGAAGATCATCTTTTTGGCCGAGCATTGCCTCCACTGTCTTGGATAAGGAGACTAAAAATCCTCTTAGGCGCAGCTGAGGGTCTCACTTATCTTCACGAAGGTTTAGAAATCCAG GTGATATTTCGTGACTTCAAGTCTTCGAACGTGTTGTTGGACGAAAACTTCAATGCAAAACTTTCAGATTTCGGTCTTGCTAGAGAAGGACCACAAGGGGATCAAACTCATGTGTCTACAAGG CCTGTAGGGACATACGGATATGCTGCCCCGGAATACGTTGAAACGGGTCACCTTAAATCAAATAGCGATTTATGGAGTTTCGGAGTCGTACTCTACGAAATCCTATCTGGCCGAAAGGCGATAGATAGAAACCTACCACAACCTGAACAAAAACTTATTGAATGGGTGAAACAGTTCCCAGCCGATGGCAAGAGGTTTCGGATGATCATGGATCCACGTTTAAACAATCAATATTCACTTAGTGCAGCCCGGAAAGTTGCAAAACTGGCCGATAGCTGCTTGCGCAAGAACCCTGATGATCGACCCACAATGAGTAGGATAGTCGAGGTCTTACAAGAGGCAATTAGAGAGTCAGAAGACAGTAGCATTTCTGAAACCCGGAGTCCGTTACCGGAACCATCTACACGGAGAATGGTTCATGTTTCTTAG
- the LOC122602126 gene encoding subtilisin-like protease, giving the protein MASSSGSSVKPSIVHAYHNVFTGFAAKLSAEQVKAMENMDGFVSARPERMYKLHTTLTPKFLGLHQNLGLWRGSNYGKGIIIGVLDTGITPGHPSFNDTGVPPPPAKWKGKCEVAGCNNKLIGARDFTNTVSGSPLDDEGHGTHTASTAGGNFVDGANVFGNAKGTAAGMAPLAHLAMYKVCGDLGCLDSAILAAMDAAIEDGVDVLSLSLGGASVPFYEDGIAVGAFSAIQRGISVSCSAANSGPAYSTLSNEAPWILTVGASTVDRNIRSTVYLGNKDLLDGESLFQPKDFSKDFLPLVYPGLNGGQQAAWCAKGSLSGIDVKGKVVLCDRGGDVARIDKGQTVKDAGGAAMILTNQEADGVSTEADAHVLPASHVGYKDGVLIKTYINSTSSPVATIIFKGTVIGIDSAPEVASFSSRGPSLASPGIVKPDIIGPGVSILAAWPISVENSTQTKATFNMISGTSMSCPHLAGISALLKSEHPDWSPAAIKSAIMTTADQKNLNGQPIEDERELPADIFAIGSGHVNPSKANDPGLIFDIQSNDYIPYLCGLGYTSKQVSSIVQKRVTCTKTIPEAQLNYPSFAVTLSAGDQKSFTRTVTNVGVANSTYTVKDISVPLGLTLGVGPSVLKFTELNQKLTYEVVFVRDSKVDVTTSYGEGSITWGSNNYLVRTPFSIKFV; this is encoded by the coding sequence ATGGCAAGCAGTAGCGGTTCATCTGTGAAACCAAGCATAGTTCATGCGTATCATAATGTGTTTACTGGATTTGCAGCCAAACTGTCGGCCGAACAAGTAAAAGCAATGGAAAATATGGATGGATTTGTGTCTGCTAGACCTGAAAGGATGTACAAGTTGCATACAACACTTACTCCGAAATTCTTGGGGTTGCACCAAAATTTAGGATTATGGAGAGGATCAAACTATGGAAAGGGGATCATTATCGGGGTCCTAGATACTGGAATCACACCGGGTCATCCTTCTTTTAATGACACAGGAGTGCCTCCTCCACCTGCAAAATGGAAAGGCAAATGTGAAGTTGCTGGATGCAACAATAAATTGATTGGCGCGAGAGATTTTACAAATACTGTTTCTGGTTCACCGCTTGACGATGAGGGACATGGGACCCACACTGCTAGTACGGCTGGTGGGAATTTTGTCGACGGTGCAAATGTATTTGGCAATGCCAAAGGTACTGCTGCTGGGATGGCACCACTTGCCCACTTGGCTATGTATAAGGTATGTGGTGACCTTGGTTGTTTAGATAGTGCCATCTTAGCTGCCATGGATGCCGCTATTGAAGACGGAGTAGATGTTCTTTCACTCTCTCTCGGTGGAGCTTCGGTCCCATTTTATGAGGATGGTATTGCAGTAGGTGCATTTAGCGCTATACAAAGAGGAATTTCTGTGAGTTGTTCAGCTGCTAATTCAGGGCCAGCTTATTCGACATTGTCAAATGAGGCCCCATGGATTCTTACAGTCGGTGCTAGTACCGTTGATAGAAACATAAGATCAACTGTATATCTTGGAAACAAGGACTTGCTAGATGGAGAATCTTTGTTCCAAccaaaagatttttctaaagaCTTTTTGCCTCTTGTATACCCAGGCTTGAACGGTGGTCAACAAGCAGCGTGGTGTGCAAAAGGATCATTATCAGGTATCGATGTCAAAGGAAAAGTAGTATTATGTGATAGAGGAGGTGACGTAGCAAGAATTGACAAGGGACAGACGGTAAAAGATGCCGGAGGAGCTGCTATGATTCTCACAAACCAAGAGGCAGATGGCGTAAGTACAGAAGCTGATGCTCATGTGCTTCCTGCATCACACGTAGGTTATAAAGATGGTGTTCTCATCAAGACctatatcaattcaacctcgtCCCCTGTTGCTACCATCATATTTAAAGGAACCGTAATTGGTATAGACTCAGCTCCCGAGGTGGCTTCTTTCTCATCCAGAGGACCAAGCTTGGCAAGTCCAGGAATTGTTAAGCCCGACATTATTGGCCCTGGAGTTAGCATTCTTGCAGCTTGGCCTATATCTGTTGAAAACTCTACACAAACAAAAGCAACATTTAACATGATTTCTGGTACTTCAATGTCATGCCCTCATCTTGCAGGCATATCAGCATTGTTGAAAAGCGAACATCCTGATTGGTCTCCAGCAGCTATTAAGTCTGCGATTATGACCACAGCAGATCAGAAGAACTTGAATGGCCAGCCCATCGAGGATGAGAGAGAGCTCCCGGCAGACATCTTTGCTATTGGCTCTGGACATGTCAACCCATCGAAAGCTAATGATCCAGGACTCATTTTTGACATTCAATCCAATGACTACATACCATATTTATGCGGTCTAGGATATACAAGTAAACAAGTTAGTTCAATCGTGCAGAAAAGAGTTACGTGCACAAAGACAATACCCGAAGCACAATTAAACTATCCTTCTTTTGCTGTTACTTTAAGTGCTGGCGATCAGAAATCCTTCACAAGGACAGTGACTAATGTTGGTGTAGCAAATTCTACTTACACCGTAAAAGATATATCTGTACCACTTGGTTTAACTTTAGGAGTTGGTCCCTCAGTGCTCAAATTCACGGAATTAAACCAAAAGTTGACATACGAAGTGGTATTCGTACGAGACAGTAAGGTTGATGTAACAACTTCATACGGAGAAGGATCAATAACGTGGGGTTCTAATAATTACTTAGTGAGAACCCCATTCTCTATCAAGTTTGTTTGA
- the LOC122602008 gene encoding epoxide hydrolase A-like: MEKIEHRMIDVNNINMHIAELGQGPTVILVHGFPELWYTWRHQILYLAAHGYHAVAPDLRGYGDTTGAPIDDFTQFTTLHVVGDLVALIDAVAGPNEDKVLVVGHDWGAIIAWFLCLYRPNKVKALVNMSVTFNPRNPRVKPIDGIHALYGSDHYIVRFQEPGKIEAEFIKLGTKRVLKKFLAYRKPAPPILPKVLVEDSQDNLPSWLSEEDITYYTSKYKKVGFTGGLNYYRAMNLNWELAAPWTGARVEVPVKFIVGDIDLTYNSMGVQNYIHKGGFKKDVPLLEDVVIMQGVGHFLHEEKPDEINEHIHHFFKKFCDAV; this comes from the exons ATGGAGAAAATAGAGCACAGGATGATAGATGTAAACAACATAAATATGCACATAGCAGAGCTTGGACAAGGTCCAACAGTCATCCTCGTTCACGGCTTCCCAGAGCTTTGGTACACCTGGCGCCACCAGATCCTCTACCTTGCTGCTCACGGCTACCATGCAGTGGCACCAGATCTCCGAGGCTATGGAGACACAACCGGAGCCCCAATCGATGATTTCACCCAGTTCACCACCTTACATGTGGTTGGTGACTTGGTGGCACTCATTGATGCTGTGGCAGGTCCAAACGAAGATAAGGTGTTGGTTGTTGGACATGATTGGGGTGCGATTATTGCATGGTTTTTGTGCCTTTATAGACCTAATAAAGTCAAGGCATTGGTTAATATGAGTGTTACTTTTAATCCAAGAAATCCAAGAGTTAAGCCGATAGATGGTATACATGCTTTATATGGCAGCGATCATTACATTGTTAGATTCCAG GAACCTGGAAAAATAGAAGCTGAATTCATTAAATTGGGTACAAAAAGAGTTCTGAAAAAGTTCTTGGCTTATCGCAAACCCGCCCCACCCATTCTGCCAAAGGTCCTAGTAGAGGACTCGCAAGATAATCTGCCTTCATGGTTGTCTGAAGAAGATATCACATACTATACAAGTAAATACAAGAAAGTAGGCTTCACTGGTGGCCTAAACTATTATCGAGCAATGAACTT GAACTGGGAGTTGGCTGCACCATGGACTGGAGCTCGAGTGGAAGTACCAGTTAAGTTTATTGTGGGTGACATTGATTTGACCTACAATTCAATGGGAGTtcaaaattatatacacaaaGGCGGATTTAAGAAGGATGTGCCCCTCTTAGAAGATGTAGTTATAATGCAAGGCGTCGGGCACTTTCTCCACGAAGAAAAGCCTGATGAAATCAACGAACATATTCACCACTTTTTCAAAAAGTTCTGTGACGCAGTCTAA